One part of the Desulfonema ishimotonii genome encodes these proteins:
- a CDS encoding ExeA family protein — MYEKFFGFSERPFQLVPNPTYLFLSKSHEEALAHLTYAVSQGDGFVKITGEVGTGKTTLCRVFLDNLDDQTEAAYILNPMLSAADLLKAINDEFDIPSDADESRPLIDTLNAFLMEKKREGKQVILLIDEAQNLSRDVLEQLRLLSNLETNTSKLLQIILVGQPELREKLDSHELRQLSQRITLSCHLKPLDFRETGEYIRHRIRIASRKMGVRFTRSAHRAIYRYSGGIPRLINIVCDRAMLTAYGLNKHKISGYIAREAIRELAGKGDTGVFGRYGKTGLILGLILLMAGASVFYFPRHSGTTDGATPPTQPSSVTPPETASPPGHLLEDTAKNANQKADITPGLPHEKPATEQKTESAAPAVAHLAPASETAVPPVTPPAEASPRSDAREPEPAARPAPPPVRDLGNFLSRMELAPSRRTALRAAITPWQTYVDIKASLDHIEDDPTFFRLAARQNTFSLQRVRGDLNQLIMLNLPTVLTLYPEGSDVPGYLALTGADTETLILSDGRQTVVAGPEELNRFWSGVAYTPWKNFLGITGTIPRNASADSIITLKMILQDIGFRQIEITPVYNDETRQAVRQIQERNGVTVDGAVGPMTKIILYNEIPSLTIPHLSDARLSASGREGEN; from the coding sequence ATGTATGAAAAATTCTTCGGGTTTTCAGAACGGCCTTTCCAGCTTGTTCCCAACCCGACCTATCTCTTTCTGAGCAAAAGCCATGAAGAGGCCCTGGCCCATCTGACCTATGCGGTCTCCCAGGGCGACGGCTTTGTGAAAATAACGGGCGAGGTGGGGACGGGAAAAACCACCCTCTGCCGGGTATTTCTCGACAATCTGGATGACCAGACGGAGGCGGCCTATATCCTCAACCCCATGCTCAGCGCGGCAGACCTGCTGAAGGCCATTAACGACGAATTCGATATCCCCTCGGATGCGGATGAGTCCAGGCCGCTGATCGACACCCTCAACGCCTTCCTGATGGAAAAAAAACGGGAGGGCAAACAGGTGATTCTCCTGATCGACGAGGCCCAGAACCTCAGCCGGGATGTTCTGGAACAGCTCCGCCTCCTCTCTAATCTGGAGACCAACACCAGCAAGCTGTTGCAGATCATTCTGGTGGGACAGCCGGAACTTCGGGAGAAACTCGACTCCCACGAGCTGCGGCAACTGAGCCAGCGGATCACCCTGAGCTGCCACCTGAAACCCCTTGATTTCAGGGAAACCGGCGAATATATCCGTCACCGGATACGGATCGCATCCAGGAAAATGGGCGTCCGGTTCACCCGAAGCGCCCACCGGGCCATCTACAGATATTCGGGCGGCATCCCCCGGCTGATCAACATCGTCTGTGACCGTGCCATGCTGACGGCCTATGGGCTGAACAAACACAAAATATCAGGGTATATCGCCCGCGAAGCCATCCGTGAGCTGGCGGGAAAGGGCGATACCGGCGTTTTCGGGCGCTACGGGAAAACCGGGCTGATTCTCGGCCTGATCCTGCTTATGGCCGGTGCCTCGGTCTTTTATTTTCCCCGGCATTCCGGCACAACCGACGGGGCCACCCCTCCGACACAGCCATCATCGGTGACACCCCCGGAAACCGCTTCTCCGCCGGGACATCTCCTTGAAGATACCGCCAAAAATGCGAATCAGAAAGCGGACATCACGCCTGGGCTGCCCCATGAAAAACCGGCGACGGAGCAGAAAACCGAATCCGCCGCCCCTGCGGTGGCCCATCTGGCACCTGCTTCCGAAACGGCAGTCCCCCCCGTCACACCTCCGGCGGAAGCGTCCCCCCGGTCCGACGCCCGTGAACCGGAACCCGCCGCACGTCCCGCGCCGCCCCCGGTACGGGATCTGGGAAATTTTCTCAGCCGGATGGAACTCGCACCGTCACGCCGAACGGCGCTCCGGGCCGCCATAACCCCCTGGCAGACCTATGTTGACATCAAGGCATCACTGGATCATATTGAAGACGACCCGACTTTTTTCCGGCTGGCGGCCAGACAGAATACCTTTTCACTCCAGCGCGTCAGAGGGGATCTGAATCAGCTCATCATGCTCAACCTGCCCACGGTTCTGACGCTTTATCCGGAGGGCAGCGACGTACCGGGCTATCTTGCGCTGACCGGGGCCGATACGGAGACCCTTATCCTGAGCGACGGCAGACAGACGGTGGTGGCCGGACCGGAAGAGCTGAACCGGTTCTGGTCCGGTGTCGCCTATACCCCCTGGAAAAATTTCCTGGGCATCACCGGTACGATTCCGCGGAATGCCTCTGCGGATTCGATTATCACGCTCAAGATGATCCTGCAGGATATCGGCTTCAGACAGATTGAGATCACCCCTGTCTACAATGATGAGACCCGGCAGGCTGTCCGGCAGATTCAGGAGCGAAACGGCGTCACCGTTGACGGGGCGGTCGGTCCGATGACAAAAATAATTCTCTACAACGAGATCCCCTCTTTAACCATTCCACATCTTTCCGATGCCAGGTTATCGGCATCCGGCAGGGAGGGTGAAAATTGA
- the ahbD gene encoding heme b synthase → MTNQTHPHGSSHPHAQGGKAGAQLRLVAWEITRNCNLSCVHCRAAATMGPYSGELDTDACLRVLDQIRETGSPIVILTGGEPLMRPDIFEVARYGTDKGLRMVMAPNGTLITAENARQMADAGIRRISVSLDGATREKHDAFRGVDGAFEGALRGIGLARAAGVEFQINTTITKANLDQMPKIQALAVELGAAAHHIFLLVPTGRGKYIADQAIDAVQYEEALNWFYDQRKKTPMQLKATCAPHYYRILRQRAREDGETVTFQTHGLDAVTRGCLGGTGFCFISHVGVVQPCGFLDLNCGDVTRSSFKEIWEKSEIFLKLRDYDNLTGKCGDCEYKKVCGGCRARAYEATGDYLAEEPLCTYQPVKRRKGTGHES, encoded by the coding sequence ATGACAAATCAAACCCATCCGCATGGTTCTTCTCACCCTCACGCCCAGGGCGGCAAAGCGGGCGCACAGCTTCGCCTGGTGGCCTGGGAAATCACCCGTAACTGCAACCTCTCCTGTGTCCACTGCCGTGCGGCCGCAACCATGGGCCCCTACAGCGGCGAACTGGATACCGACGCCTGTCTGCGCGTGCTGGACCAGATCCGTGAGACCGGTTCGCCCATTGTCATTCTGACCGGCGGCGAGCCCCTGATGCGACCGGATATCTTCGAAGTCGCCCGGTACGGCACCGATAAGGGCCTTCGCATGGTCATGGCCCCCAACGGCACCCTGATCACGGCGGAAAATGCCCGGCAGATGGCAGATGCAGGCATCCGGCGCATCAGCGTCAGCCTGGATGGCGCGACCCGGGAAAAACACGACGCCTTCCGGGGGGTGGACGGGGCCTTTGAAGGGGCGCTCCGGGGCATCGGACTGGCCAGGGCGGCCGGCGTCGAATTCCAAATCAACACCACCATCACCAAAGCCAATCTGGATCAGATGCCGAAAATCCAGGCACTGGCTGTGGAGCTGGGGGCCGCCGCACACCACATTTTTCTGCTGGTGCCCACCGGCAGGGGCAAATATATTGCGGATCAGGCCATTGACGCAGTCCAGTACGAGGAAGCGCTCAACTGGTTTTACGATCAGCGGAAGAAAACCCCCATGCAGCTCAAGGCCACCTGCGCCCCCCATTACTACCGGATACTCCGGCAGCGGGCCAGGGAAGACGGCGAAACCGTCACCTTTCAGACCCACGGCCTGGACGCGGTGACACGGGGCTGTCTGGGCGGCACCGGCTTCTGCTTTATCTCCCACGTCGGGGTTGTTCAGCCCTGCGGCTTCCTCGACCTGAACTGCGGCGATGTCACCCGATCCTCTTTCAAAGAGATCTGGGAAAAATCCGAAATTTTCCTGAAACTCCGGGATTATGACAACCTGACGGGAAAATGCGGCGACTGTGAGTACAAAAAGGTCTGCGGCGGCTGCCGCGCCCGCGCCTATGAGGCCACCGGGGATTACCTTGCCGAAGAGCCCCTCTGCACCTATCAGCCGGTGAAACGAAGAAAAGGAACTGGCCATGAAAGTTAA
- the ugpA gene encoding sn-glycerol-3-phosphate ABC transporter permease UgpA, translating into MIKRSVFENRMLPYLLILPQVLITAAFFYWPAFQGLGQSMMISDPFGLHTTFVWFDNFFALFRDPLYLRSIGITLVFSTATAMVSISLGLFIATMANRALKFKALIRTLLIWPYAVAPAISGILWLFLLHPSYGIVSLSIKKWFGTAWNPVLNGTDALVMIIMASAWKEVSYNFVFFVAGMQAVPKSLIEAAAMDGASPFRRFRSITLPLLSPTLFFLTVMNIIYAFFETFGVIHTVTQGGPGGATNTMVYKVYQDGFIGLNLGSSSAQSVVLMALIIFITVMQFRYVEKKVQYTG; encoded by the coding sequence ATGATAAAACGCTCGGTCTTTGAGAACAGAATGCTCCCCTATCTCCTGATCCTGCCGCAGGTGCTGATCACGGCGGCCTTTTTCTACTGGCCCGCGTTTCAGGGGCTCGGCCAGTCCATGATGATCAGCGACCCCTTCGGGCTGCACACCACCTTTGTCTGGTTTGACAACTTCTTCGCCCTGTTCAGAGACCCGCTCTATCTCCGCTCCATCGGCATCACACTGGTTTTCAGCACCGCCACCGCGATGGTCTCCATATCCCTGGGGCTTTTCATCGCCACAATGGCAAACCGCGCCCTGAAGTTCAAAGCCCTGATCCGCACCCTGCTGATCTGGCCCTATGCCGTGGCCCCGGCCATATCGGGCATTCTCTGGCTGTTTCTGCTTCATCCCTCCTACGGCATCGTCTCACTGTCCATAAAAAAGTGGTTCGGGACAGCCTGGAACCCCGTGCTGAACGGCACCGACGCCCTGGTGATGATCATTATGGCCAGCGCCTGGAAGGAGGTCAGCTATAACTTCGTCTTTTTCGTGGCCGGGATGCAGGCTGTCCCCAAATCCCTGATCGAGGCGGCGGCCATGGACGGGGCCAGCCCGTTCCGGCGGTTTCGGAGCATCACCCTGCCCCTGCTCTCGCCCACCCTCTTCTTTCTGACGGTGATGAATATCATCTACGCCTTTTTCGAGACCTTCGGCGTGATTCACACCGTGACCCAGGGCGGACCGGGCGGGGCCACCAACACGATGGTCTACAAGGTCTATCAGGACGGATTCATCGGCCTGAACCTGGGGTCTTCATCAGCCCAGTCGGTGGTTCTGATGGCACTGATCATTTTTATCACCGTGATGCAGTTCAGATATGTGGAAAAGAAAGTCCAGTATACGGGATAA
- a CDS encoding AAA family ATPase — protein MQTHNEKIPDPKEIEKEISEFLSKKFGGEVKIVSPVSLPETCPQDASNPANDPKRGISFDLKPEELIAYLDQYIVRQDSAKAVLATKICTHFNRIRRSESDPDAENHLVGSIKNNILIIGPTGVGKTYMIRLIARKIGVPFVKGDATKFSETGYVGGDVEDLVRDLVREADDDMKLARYGIIYIDEIDKIASSRNLIGADISRTGVQRALLKPMEETEVELKVPHDPISMIQEIDRFRKTGKRETHTLNTKNILFIMSGAFADLAEIIDKRLTSQGIGFGARLKDAKKRTDILKQVRSEDLIGFGFESEFVGRLPVHAVLEELTESDLFQILKNPNNPVILGKKLDFAAYGIRIKFEDKVLRMLARQAYQEHTGARGLVSAIERALLPFEKSLPSSKATRLPVTEALLRFPEKHLEEIIATPDNPALHETFERLMRDEKAFIKAHVAANKKNLTEKHNLTLTPSRIDIVSDFYCHHIMDTEQVIRKIKSYSDAIKKLELFFYKSHDINIVMEEEAIDYLIDQLVRSDITIESLYKKLSLDFEYGLKLVREKTGRNRFFITRKALLSPDEFIGNLLKNSLKTKP, from the coding sequence ATGCAGACACATAACGAGAAAATACCGGACCCCAAAGAAATTGAAAAAGAGATCAGTGAATTTCTGTCCAAAAAATTCGGCGGGGAGGTAAAGATCGTTTCACCGGTCAGCCTTCCGGAAACCTGTCCGCAGGACGCATCGAATCCGGCGAATGATCCAAAGCGGGGAATCTCCTTTGATTTAAAACCGGAGGAACTGATCGCCTATCTGGACCAGTACATCGTCAGGCAGGACAGCGCCAAAGCGGTTCTGGCCACAAAAATCTGCACCCATTTCAACCGGATCAGACGTTCCGAATCTGATCCCGATGCCGAAAACCACCTGGTCGGCAGCATCAAAAACAACATCCTGATCATCGGCCCCACCGGCGTGGGCAAGACCTATATGATCAGACTCATCGCCAGAAAAATCGGGGTTCCCTTTGTCAAGGGCGATGCCACAAAATTCAGCGAAACCGGCTACGTGGGCGGCGATGTGGAAGACCTGGTCCGCGACCTGGTCCGGGAGGCGGACGACGACATGAAGCTGGCCCGGTACGGCATCATCTACATTGACGAAATTGACAAAATCGCATCAAGCCGCAATCTGATCGGTGCGGACATCTCCCGGACCGGTGTTCAGCGTGCCCTGCTGAAACCGATGGAGGAGACCGAAGTCGAGCTGAAGGTTCCCCATGATCCCATCTCCATGATCCAGGAAATTGACCGCTTTCGCAAAACCGGCAAGCGGGAAACCCATACCCTCAATACCAAAAACATCCTCTTTATTATGAGCGGGGCATTTGCCGATCTTGCAGAAATCATTGACAAGCGCCTGACAAGCCAGGGGATCGGCTTCGGTGCGCGGCTGAAAGATGCGAAGAAACGCACGGATATCCTGAAACAGGTCCGGTCGGAGGATCTGATCGGGTTCGGCTTTGAATCGGAATTTGTCGGCCGCCTTCCGGTCCACGCCGTGCTGGAGGAACTGACAGAATCCGACCTGTTTCAGATCCTGAAAAACCCCAATAACCCCGTCATACTGGGCAAAAAGCTTGATTTTGCCGCATACGGTATCCGGATAAAATTCGAGGATAAGGTTCTGCGGATGCTGGCCCGTCAGGCATATCAGGAACATACGGGGGCAAGGGGTCTGGTCAGTGCAATCGAACGGGCACTGCTTCCCTTTGAAAAAAGCCTTCCGTCTTCAAAAGCAACAAGGCTTCCGGTCACCGAAGCCCTGCTCCGTTTTCCCGAAAAACACCTTGAGGAAATAATCGCAACCCCGGACAACCCTGCGCTGCATGAGACCTTTGAAAGGCTGATGCGCGATGAAAAGGCGTTTATAAAAGCCCATGTGGCGGCCAATAAAAAAAATCTGACAGAAAAACATAACCTGACCCTGACCCCTTCCCGTATTGACATCGTATCAGATTTTTACTGCCATCACATCATGGACACCGAGCAGGTCATCCGGAAGATCAAATCCTATTCCGACGCGATCAAAAAGCTGGAACTCTTTTTCTATAAGAGCCACGACATCAACATCGTCATGGAGGAGGAGGCTATCGATTATCTGATTGACCAACTGGTCCGTTCCGATATAACAATCGAGAGCCTGTACAAAAAACTGAGTCTTGATTTTGAATACGGCCTGAAACTCGTCCGTGAAAAGACTGGCAGAAACCGCTTTTTTATCACACGGAAGGCCCTGCTGTCACCCGATGAGTTTATCGGAAATTTACTTAAAAATAGTCTGAAAACAAAACCTTAA
- the ahbC gene encoding 12,18-didecarboxysiroheme deacetylase, whose translation MIGISKLYCGTVEPSDALRYGRHSEKLPSHLLQFSEDKKPVVVWNITRRCNLKCVHCYAQARDIAFDNELTTEEGKALIDDLAQFGAPVLLLSGGEPMVRKDLPELAAYAVQKGMRAVISTNGTLITPEKARILKEIGLSYVGVSMDGMEEIHDKFRGVKGAFQAALEGIKNCQDVGIKVGLRFTINKFNMNEIPAIFDLLEARDIPRICFYHLVYAGRGSELVKDDLSHEETRKVVDLITDRTKDLHDRGIEKEVLTVDNHADGPYIYMRMQKEDPERAREVLELLKMNEGNNSGRGFGCVSWDGEVYADQFWRHHSFGNVRKRPFSEIWTDLSEPLMAKLKDKKQHVTGRCAECQWLNICAGNFRVRAEAVYDDIWAPDPACYLTDAEIGKK comes from the coding sequence ATGATCGGAATATCAAAACTCTATTGTGGAACTGTCGAACCTTCGGATGCCCTCCGGTACGGACGTCATTCAGAAAAACTGCCCTCACATCTCTTACAGTTTTCCGAGGACAAAAAGCCGGTGGTTGTCTGGAATATCACCCGGCGCTGCAATCTCAAATGCGTTCACTGCTATGCCCAGGCCAGGGATATCGCCTTTGACAACGAGCTGACCACCGAAGAGGGCAAGGCCCTGATTGATGATCTGGCGCAGTTTGGCGCGCCGGTGCTGCTGTTATCCGGCGGCGAGCCGATGGTGCGAAAAGATCTGCCGGAACTGGCCGCCTATGCCGTTCAGAAGGGGATGCGGGCTGTCATCTCCACCAACGGCACGCTGATCACGCCGGAAAAGGCGAGAATCCTCAAGGAGATCGGCCTCTCCTATGTGGGCGTCAGCATGGACGGCATGGAAGAGATTCACGACAAATTCCGTGGCGTGAAAGGGGCGTTTCAGGCCGCGCTGGAAGGCATTAAAAACTGCCAGGATGTGGGCATCAAGGTGGGCCTGCGCTTCACCATCAACAAGTTCAACATGAATGAGATTCCCGCCATATTTGACCTGCTGGAGGCGCGTGACATCCCACGCATCTGCTTCTACCATCTGGTGTATGCGGGCCGGGGATCGGAACTGGTCAAAGACGATCTGAGCCATGAGGAAACCCGGAAGGTTGTGGACCTGATCACGGACCGGACCAAGGATCTCCATGACCGGGGCATTGAAAAAGAGGTGCTGACCGTGGACAACCACGCCGACGGCCCCTATATCTACATGCGGATGCAAAAGGAAGACCCGGAACGGGCCAGAGAGGTGCTGGAGCTGCTGAAAATGAACGAGGGCAACAATTCGGGCCGGGGCTTCGGGTGTGTCAGCTGGGACGGCGAGGTCTACGCAGACCAGTTCTGGCGGCATCACAGCTTCGGCAACGTCCGGAAACGCCCGTTTTCAGAAATCTGGACCGACCTCTCCGAACCGCTGATGGCGAAGCTGAAGGACAAAAAGCAGCACGTCACCGGCCGGTGTGCCGAGTGCCAGTGGCTCAACATCTGCGCCGGGAACTTCCGGGTGCGGGCCGAGGCGGTCTATGACGATATCTGGGCACCGGATCCGGCCTGTTATCTCACCGACGCGGAAATCGGGAAAAAATAG
- a CDS encoding TMEM143 family protein: MAQYQNRNRFIPFRKADIIEMCLADSMLPAADHKAFREFCHILECLFHFEFHRQLETLKDNYAPFNPDADTRHLRPCSTEEKQQCQQRLVAAMTDILKAGNFRQITESDLQDALSEESLFKIRLEVDFDDFEEIIFYCRGESRKEEIQSRFFGLRKAPFTFTNYERVVVYLKFREAGYFEKKKRKNLCFTPGSTVIKLFRNVPKADLEMLFPNSEVRMKPLDKLLIGVPAAVSGVIVLMTKLSASLLLVFSVIAFWLGLSDKEVVINQQHLIVLGAGLGTLGGYIFKQINTFKNRKIRFMKALADSLYFKNLDNNAGVFFHLTDAAEEEEFKEAVLAYYFLLAEDRDFTKPQLDNAVEEWLDDLYDCRIDFEIEDALGKLERLGLVERDGAVIRPKNLEAAKAQLDQIWDNYFTWHRPVSSPETAE; this comes from the coding sequence ATGGCGCAATATCAGAACAGGAACCGTTTTATCCCTTTCCGAAAAGCAGATATTATCGAAATGTGCCTTGCCGATTCAATGCTCCCCGCCGCCGATCACAAGGCCTTCCGGGAGTTCTGTCATATCCTTGAATGCCTGTTTCACTTCGAGTTTCACCGCCAGCTGGAAACGCTCAAGGACAACTACGCCCCGTTCAACCCGGATGCCGACACCCGCCATCTCCGGCCCTGTTCGACAGAGGAAAAACAGCAGTGTCAGCAGCGGCTGGTGGCCGCCATGACCGACATCCTGAAAGCGGGCAATTTCCGGCAGATCACCGAATCGGATCTGCAGGACGCCCTGTCGGAGGAATCGCTTTTCAAAATCCGCCTGGAGGTCGATTTTGATGATTTTGAGGAGATCATCTTTTACTGCCGGGGGGAAAGCCGGAAGGAGGAGATCCAGTCCCGCTTTTTCGGATTGCGCAAGGCCCCCTTTACCTTCACCAATTACGAGCGGGTCGTGGTCTACCTGAAGTTCAGGGAGGCCGGATATTTTGAAAAAAAGAAGCGGAAAAACCTCTGCTTCACGCCCGGCTCCACGGTTATCAAACTGTTTCGGAATGTCCCCAAGGCCGATCTGGAGATGCTGTTCCCCAACAGCGAGGTCCGCATGAAGCCCCTGGACAAACTCCTGATCGGCGTTCCGGCGGCGGTCAGCGGCGTCATTGTGCTGATGACCAAACTGAGCGCCTCCCTTCTCCTGGTCTTCTCGGTCATCGCCTTCTGGCTCGGCCTGTCAGACAAGGAGGTGGTGATCAATCAGCAGCACCTCATCGTCCTGGGGGCCGGTCTGGGGACGCTGGGCGGTTATATCTTCAAGCAGATCAACACCTTTAAAAACCGGAAGATCAGATTTATGAAGGCCCTGGCCGACAGCCTCTATTTCAAAAACCTCGACAACAATGCGGGCGTCTTTTTTCACCTGACCGATGCGGCTGAGGAGGAGGAGTTCAAGGAGGCGGTGCTGGCCTATTATTTTCTTCTGGCGGAAGATCGGGACTTCACAAAGCCGCAGCTCGACAATGCGGTGGAGGAGTGGCTGGACGATCTGTATGACTGCCGGATCGACTTTGAAATCGAAGACGCTCTGGGCAAGCTGGAGCGGCTGGGGCTGGTCGAACGGGACGGCGCCGTCATCCGCCCCAAAAATCTGGAGGCGGCCAAGGCGCAGCTGGATCAGATATGGGACAATTATTTCACCTGGCACCGGCCTGTTTCATCGCCGGAAACAGCGGAATAG
- a CDS encoding CBS and ACT domain-containing protein, translating to MKVKALMVSPPITITTDASIEEAIRLMKTSAIRHLPVVSGDNTLEGLLTLADLKEGLLPSMVSDISLADLVIPDPVTVGPEDDIETAARRIYYHKISGIPVVTGEKLVGILTETDILRTFIDMMGILTSSSHIEIVIGDDPEAFKQAVQIIQETEGDILNVTMTAQEIGQRVYYFRLFPCDTAPIRTALEAGGFRVLSTTDES from the coding sequence ATGAAAGTTAAGGCCCTGATGGTTTCCCCCCCCATTACCATCACGACCGATGCGTCCATCGAAGAGGCGATCCGGCTGATGAAAACCAGCGCCATCCGGCATCTGCCGGTGGTTTCGGGTGACAATACGCTGGAAGGCCTGCTGACCCTGGCCGACCTGAAGGAGGGGCTTCTGCCCTCGATGGTCAGCGATATCTCCCTTGCCGATCTGGTCATCCCTGATCCGGTGACAGTTGGGCCGGAAGACGATATCGAAACGGCCGCCCGCCGGATTTACTACCATAAGATCAGCGGAATCCCCGTAGTCACGGGCGAAAAACTGGTCGGCATCCTGACGGAAACTGATATACTGAGAACCTTTATCGACATGATGGGCATCCTCACCAGCAGCTCACATATCGAGATTGTAATCGGAGATGATCCGGAAGCCTTCAAGCAGGCGGTGCAGATTATCCAGGAAACAGAGGGCGATATTCTCAATGTCACCATGACCGCCCAGGAGATCGGACAGCGCGTCTATTATTTCCGGCTGTTTCCCTGCGACACGGCCCCCATCAGAACCGCACTGGAGGCCGGCGGTTTCAGGGTGCTGAGTACAACGGACGAATCCTGA
- the hemB gene encoding porphobilinogen synthase → MLFPEYRPRRLRQSKAFRRMIRETRLSVDDLILPLFAVSGKNIKQEIPSMPGQYRFSVDNLVRTAQAAYEMGIPAVMVFGVPDTKDPLGTQAYAKNGIVQKAVRELKNRIPDLAVITDVCLCQYTDHGHCGIVEKGVIDNDASLDLLARTALSHAQAGADMVAPSDMMDGRVAEIREALDENSLSHIPIMSYAVKYCSAYYGPFREAADSAPQFGDRRTYQMDPANALEAIREASMDAEEGADILMVKPALPYLDIICRVREESDLPVAAYNVSGEFAMIKAAAQMGWIDGQKVMMETLTGIRRAGADMILTYFAMEAAELLNS, encoded by the coding sequence ATGTTATTTCCGGAATACCGCCCCCGCCGTCTGCGCCAGAGCAAGGCGTTCCGCCGCATGATACGCGAAACCCGACTCTCTGTCGATGACCTGATCCTTCCGCTCTTTGCCGTCAGCGGAAAAAATATAAAACAGGAAATTCCGTCCATGCCGGGACAGTACCGTTTCTCCGTGGACAACCTGGTCAGAACCGCCCAGGCAGCATATGAAATGGGAATCCCCGCTGTTATGGTTTTCGGCGTTCCCGATACAAAAGACCCGCTGGGCACCCAGGCCTATGCCAAAAACGGGATTGTCCAGAAGGCCGTCCGCGAGTTAAAAAACAGGATCCCCGATCTGGCCGTCATCACTGACGTCTGCCTCTGCCAGTATACCGACCACGGTCACTGCGGCATCGTGGAAAAAGGGGTGATTGACAACGACGCCTCTCTGGATCTGCTGGCCCGCACGGCCCTGTCCCACGCTCAGGCTGGCGCGGACATGGTGGCCCCGTCCGACATGATGGACGGCCGGGTGGCCGAAATCCGCGAGGCCCTGGACGAAAACAGCCTCAGCCACATTCCCATCATGTCCTATGCCGTCAAATACTGCTCGGCCTATTACGGTCCCTTCCGGGAGGCCGCCGACTCGGCCCCGCAGTTCGGAGACCGCCGGACGTACCAGATGGACCCGGCCAACGCGCTGGAGGCAATCCGGGAGGCGAGCATGGACGCAGAGGAGGGGGCGGACATCCTCATGGTGAAACCGGCCCTGCCCTATCTGGATATTATCTGCCGGGTCCGGGAGGAATCCGACCTGCCGGTGGCAGCCTATAACGTCAGCGGAGAGTTCGCAATGATCAAGGCCGCCGCGCAGATGGGCTGGATCGATGGCCAGAAGGTGATGATGGAAACCCTGACCGGCATCCGGCGGGCCGGGGCCGACATGATCCTGACCTACTTTGCAATGGAGGCGGCAGAACTGCTCAACAGCTAA
- a CDS encoding ABC transporter permease subunit, which produces MVEKTPILDAFTYIFLTVGIFIVGFPIIYALVAATLPIEAVAKVPMPLIPGDQFWVNMTTAWEKGDLGTQLLNSLIMASGITFGKIAVSMLGAFSIVYFDYRFRTVAFVTVFCTLMLPVEVRILPTYEMAANLFGPLQGLWDTLVPDSVTRWFAGHDIEVRLELSLLDSYPGLILPLVASATCTFLFRQFFLTIPEELCEAAKMDGASAMTFFTKILLPLSRTNIAALVVIEFVYGWNQYLWPLLITTNPKMMTAVIGLQNLIPQADDLPFWNVALAGAIIVMLPPILVVLMMQRWFVKGLVDTEK; this is translated from the coding sequence ATGGTAGAGAAAACACCGATTTTAGATGCGTTTACCTATATATTCCTGACGGTGGGGATTTTCATCGTCGGGTTTCCCATCATCTACGCCCTGGTTGCGGCCACCCTGCCCATCGAGGCTGTTGCCAAAGTGCCCATGCCCCTGATTCCGGGAGATCAGTTCTGGGTCAATATGACAACGGCCTGGGAAAAGGGCGATCTGGGCACCCAGCTGCTCAACTCCCTTATCATGGCCTCCGGCATCACCTTTGGCAAGATCGCGGTCTCCATGCTGGGCGCGTTTTCCATTGTCTACTTTGACTACCGGTTCCGGACGGTGGCCTTTGTGACGGTTTTCTGCACCCTGATGCTGCCGGTCGAGGTTCGGATTCTGCCCACCTACGAGATGGCCGCCAATCTGTTCGGACCGCTTCAGGGCCTCTGGGACACCCTCGTCCCTGACAGCGTGACCCGGTGGTTTGCCGGGCATGATATCGAGGTGCGCCTGGAGCTGAGTCTTCTGGACAGCTATCCGGGCCTGATCCTGCCCCTGGTGGCGTCGGCCACCTGCACCTTTCTCTTCCGCCAGTTCTTTCTGACCATCCCCGAAGAGCTGTGCGAGGCCGCCAAAATGGACGGGGCATCGGCCATGACCTTTTTCACGAAGATCCTGCTGCCCCTGTCCAGAACCAACATCGCGGCCCTGGTGGTGATTGAGTTCGTCTACGGCTGGAACCAGTACCTCTGGCCCCTGCTGATCACCACCAACCCCAAAATGATGACGGCGGTTATCGGGTTGCAGAACCTGATCCCCCAGGCCGATGACCTGCCGTTCTGGAATGTGGCCCTGGCCGGGGCGATCATTGTGATGCTGCCGCCCATCCTGGTGGTGCTGATGATGCAGCGGTGGTTTGTGAAGGGGCTGGTGGATACGGAAAAATAG